Proteins encoded together in one Bradyrhizobium sp. PSBB068 window:
- a CDS encoding FAD-binding protein, whose translation MSIMMPAADQAVLARRAEIVAALRAIVPGEGVIDSAAEMLAYESDGLTAYRQPPMVVVLPDTTEQVAKVLKYCQGQGIKVVPRGSGTSLSGGALPLADGVLLGLGKFKRIREIDFDNRVVVTEPGVTNLAISQAVAHAGFYYAPDPSSQIACSIGGNVAENSGGVHCLKYGMTTNNVLGCEIVLMSGEILRIGGKSAENAGYDLMGIITGSEGLLGVITEITVRILQKPETARALMVGFAEVEAAGECVAAIIGAGIIPGGMEMMDKPAIHAAEAFVHAGYPLDVEALLIIELDGPQVEVDELIKRVEAIAQGCGSTSCLISTSEAERNLFWAGRKAAFPAVGRISPDYLCMDGTIPRGALPKALARIRELSEKYGLGVANVFHAGDGNLHPLILYDANKPGEIEKAEAFGADILRCCVELGGVLTGEHGVGIEKRDLMPEMFTEIDLNQQQRLKCAFDAEGLLNPGKVFPTLHRCAELGRVHVHAGKLAFPDIPRF comes from the coding sequence ATGTCCATCATGATGCCGGCGGCCGACCAGGCCGTGCTTGCGCGCCGCGCCGAGATCGTGGCTGCCTTGCGCGCCATCGTTCCGGGCGAGGGCGTGATCGACAGCGCCGCCGAGATGCTGGCCTATGAATCCGACGGCCTGACTGCCTATCGGCAGCCGCCGATGGTCGTGGTGCTGCCCGATACCACCGAGCAGGTCGCAAAAGTCCTCAAATACTGCCAGGGGCAGGGCATCAAGGTGGTGCCGCGCGGTTCGGGCACCTCGCTGTCCGGCGGTGCGCTGCCGCTCGCCGACGGCGTGCTGCTGGGCCTCGGCAAGTTCAAGCGGATCCGCGAGATCGACTTCGACAACCGCGTTGTCGTCACCGAGCCCGGCGTCACCAATCTGGCGATCAGCCAGGCGGTCGCCCATGCCGGCTTCTATTATGCGCCCGATCCGTCGTCGCAGATCGCCTGCTCGATCGGCGGCAACGTCGCGGAGAATTCCGGCGGCGTGCATTGCCTGAAATACGGCATGACCACCAACAACGTGCTGGGCTGCGAGATCGTGCTGATGTCGGGCGAGATCCTGCGCATCGGCGGCAAGTCGGCCGAGAACGCCGGCTACGATCTGATGGGCATCATCACCGGCTCGGAAGGACTGCTCGGCGTCATCACCGAGATCACGGTGCGCATCCTGCAGAAGCCGGAGACGGCGCGGGCGCTGATGGTCGGCTTTGCGGAGGTCGAGGCGGCCGGCGAATGCGTGGCTGCCATCATCGGCGCCGGCATCATCCCGGGCGGCATGGAGATGATGGACAAGCCCGCGATCCACGCTGCGGAGGCCTTCGTTCATGCCGGCTACCCGCTCGACGTCGAGGCGCTCCTGATCATCGAGCTCGACGGTCCGCAGGTCGAGGTTGATGAATTGATCAAGCGGGTCGAGGCGATCGCGCAGGGTTGCGGTTCGACCTCCTGCCTGATCTCGACCTCGGAGGCCGAGCGCAATCTGTTCTGGGCCGGCCGCAAGGCCGCCTTCCCCGCGGTCGGGCGCATCTCGCCGGATTATCTCTGCATGGACGGAACGATCCCGCGCGGCGCGCTGCCGAAGGCGCTGGCACGGATCCGCGAGCTCTCGGAGAAATATGGCCTCGGCGTCGCCAATGTGTTCCACGCCGGCGACGGCAATCTGCACCCGCTGATCCTCTACGATGCCAACAAGCCGGGCGAGATCGAGAAAGCCGAGGCGTTCGGCGCCGACATCCTGCGCTGCTGCGTCGAGCTCGGCGGCGTGCTCACCGGCGAGCACGGCGTCGGCATCGAAAAGCGCGATCTGATGCCGGAGATGTTCACCGAGATCGACCTCAACCAGCAGCAGCGGCTGAAATGCGCCTTCGATGCCGAGGGCTTGCTCAACCCCGGCAAGGTGTTTCCGACGCTGCATCGCTGTGCCGAACTCGGCCGCGTCCATGTCCACGCCGGCAAGCTGGCGTTTCCGGACATCCCGCGGTTCTAG